In Prochlorococcus marinus str. MIT 1214, one DNA window encodes the following:
- a CDS encoding thermonuclease family protein has product MIAKDYLNFYVVGSTVSIRLITKDRYGRTIAELSKGSINIKEQLVEKGFGSIYERYASQCEWSKNKI; this is encoded by the coding sequence TTGATAGCAAAAGATTATCTCAATTTTTACGTTGTTGGTTCAACAGTATCAATAAGGCTCATTACGAAAGATAGATACGGAAGAACAATTGCTGAATTGTCAAAAGGGTCTATAAATATTAAGGAACAGCTAGTTGAAAAAGGCTTTGGAAGCATCTATGAAAGATATGCAAGTCAATGTGAGTGGAGCAAGAATAAAATATGA
- a CDS encoding tetratricopeptide repeat protein, whose amino-acid sequence MKLLNTAIAFGVGAVITASLSLLKVNKDFIVGSTALVVGAGLMISLRDEDDSNKNGRDYEYFFNRAQDKFEVANYEGAIIDYNKALGLSPTEISLVYSMRGNAKRNSGDFEGAISDQNKALDFDPLYADAYFNRSSAKFKMGDFAGAIDDYSQVLKINPKDSDAYFNRAHIKKEIEDLCGACEDWRKAVDLGDEEAGKLLKENCE is encoded by the coding sequence ATGAAACTCCTTAATACTGCTATTGCTTTTGGAGTAGGTGCAGTAATTACTGCTAGCTTATCTCTTCTGAAAGTGAATAAGGATTTTATTGTTGGATCAACAGCTTTAGTTGTAGGAGCAGGGTTGATGATTTCTTTAAGAGATGAAGATGATTCAAATAAAAATGGGAGAGATTATGAATACTTTTTTAATAGAGCACAAGATAAATTTGAAGTTGCTAATTATGAAGGAGCAATAATCGACTACAACAAAGCGTTAGGACTTTCACCTACTGAAATTAGCCTCGTCTACTCAATGAGAGGCAATGCAAAACGTAATTCAGGAGATTTTGAAGGGGCAATCTCTGATCAAAACAAAGCATTAGATTTTGACCCATTATATGCAGATGCATATTTCAATAGAAGTAGTGCAAAATTTAAAATGGGAGATTTTGCTGGTGCAATTGACGACTATTCACAAGTCCTAAAAATCAACCCAAAGGACTCCGATGCATATTTTAATCGTGCTCATATAAAAAAAGAAATCGAAGATCTATGTGGTGCATGCGAAGACTGGAGAAAAGCAGTAGATCTTGGAGATGAAGAAGCAGGGAAGCTGCTGAAGGAAAATTGCGAATGA